A genomic window from Dechloromonas sp. A34 includes:
- a CDS encoding lytic transglycosylase domain-containing protein: protein MRRLIAALLLCGASTVHAGAQKYEPMSASVRAALHKAVSDSRPAVSSFKTPLEAADWLGEMSRRLEKRIPNREYRIDLLRSAHYEATRAGLDPQLVLGLMQVESGFRKYAVSSAGARGYMQVMPFWVKVIGLPDDSLFDLRTNLRYGCTILRHYLDIEKGDLFRALGRYNGSLGKAEYPNMVRAAWQNQWGYDKPASLAKAER from the coding sequence GTGCGCCGCCTGATCGCGGCCCTGTTGTTGTGCGGCGCGTCGACAGTCCATGCCGGCGCCCAGAAATACGAACCGATGTCCGCCAGCGTCCGGGCAGCCCTGCACAAGGCGGTCTCGGACTCGCGGCCAGCCGTCAGTTCGTTCAAGACGCCGCTTGAAGCTGCCGACTGGCTGGGCGAAATGTCACGACGCCTGGAAAAACGCATCCCGAATCGTGAGTACCGCATTGATCTGCTGCGCAGCGCGCATTACGAGGCAACGCGCGCCGGCCTCGACCCGCAATTGGTACTCGGCCTGATGCAGGTCGAATCCGGCTTCCGAAAATACGCCGTCTCGTCGGCCGGGGCTCGTGGCTACATGCAGGTAATGCCGTTCTGGGTCAAGGTGATCGGACTCCCGGATGACTCGCTGTTCGACCTGCGAACCAATCTGCGCTACGGCTGTACCATCCTGCGCCATTACCTGGACATTGAGAAAGGCGACTTGTTTCGCGCCCTCGGTCGCTATAACGGAAGCCTGGGAAAAGCCGAATACCCCAACATGGTCCGCGCTGCCTGGCAAAACCAGTGGGGTTACGACAAGCCAGCCAGCCTGGCCAAAGCCGAGCGCTGA
- a CDS encoding type II secretion system F family protein yields the protein MATAAKSRSSAVKETAFLWEGRNKDGKTVRGELRAASESVVQTTLRRQGITNTKVKKVRFKTGGKITDKDIALFTRQLATMMKSGVPLLQAFDIVGRGHSNPAVGKLLLDIKADVETGSSLSQAFRKFPLQFDALYCNLVAAGEQAGILDTLLDRLATYKEKIIAIKSKIKSALFYPIAVIVVAFVITAVIMIFVIPAFKEVFKSFGADLPAPTLFVMAISDFFVAYWWAIFGAIGGGLYAFFESWRRSEKVQMFMDRLLLRMPIFGDIIRKSVIARWTRTLATMFAAGVPLVESLDSVGGAAGNHVYKVATKQIQSEVSTGTSLTISMQNVNLFPNMVTQMVAIGEESGALDSMLSKVADFFEAEVDDAVEAMSSLMEPLIMVVLGTLIGGMVVSMYLPIFKLGSVV from the coding sequence ATGGCTACCGCCGCAAAATCGAGGTCATCGGCCGTCAAGGAAACCGCTTTCCTGTGGGAAGGCCGAAACAAGGACGGCAAGACTGTTCGCGGCGAACTCCGTGCAGCCAGCGAATCTGTAGTCCAAACTACACTGCGCCGCCAAGGCATTACCAATACCAAAGTCAAGAAAGTTCGCTTCAAGACCGGCGGCAAGATTACCGACAAGGATATCGCCCTCTTTACCCGTCAACTGGCGACCATGATGAAGTCCGGCGTGCCGCTGTTGCAGGCCTTCGATATTGTCGGCAGGGGCCACTCCAATCCCGCGGTCGGCAAGTTGTTGCTCGATATTAAGGCGGATGTCGAAACCGGTAGTTCGCTCTCTCAGGCGTTCCGCAAATTCCCGCTGCAATTCGATGCACTGTATTGCAACTTGGTAGCCGCCGGCGAACAGGCCGGTATTCTCGACACACTGCTTGACCGTTTGGCCACTTACAAAGAAAAGATCATTGCCATCAAGAGCAAGATCAAATCGGCCCTGTTCTACCCGATCGCGGTGATCGTCGTCGCCTTCGTAATCACCGCGGTGATCATGATCTTCGTGATTCCGGCCTTCAAAGAAGTCTTCAAGAGCTTCGGTGCCGATCTGCCAGCCCCAACCCTGTTCGTCATGGCCATCTCTGATTTCTTTGTAGCATATTGGTGGGCGATTTTCGGGGCAATCGGTGGCGGGCTCTATGCCTTCTTTGAAAGCTGGCGACGTTCGGAAAAGGTCCAGATGTTCATGGACCGCCTCCTTCTTCGTATGCCGATCTTCGGCGACATCATTCGCAAATCCGTGATCGCCCGCTGGACACGCACTCTGGCCACCATGTTCGCGGCTGGGGTGCCGCTGGTCGAGTCCCTCGATTCCGTCGGCGGCGCAGCTGGCAACCACGTCTACAAGGTCGCCACCAAACAGATTCAAAGCGAGGTGTCGACTGGCACCAGCCTTACCATCTCGATGCAGAACGTTAATCTCTTCCCTAATATGGTGACCCAGATGGTTGCCATCGGCGAGGAATCGGGCGCTCTGGACTCCATGCTCTCCAAGGTCGCCGACTTTTTCGAAGCAGAAGTTGATGATGCTGTCGAGGCCATGTCGAGCCTGATGGAACCATTGATCATGGTCGTTCTTGGCACGCTTATCGGCGGAATGGTGGTCTCCATGTATCTACCAATCTTCAAACTGGGATCTGTTGTTTGA
- a CDS encoding DUF502 domain-containing protein — protein sequence MKRYFITGLLIWVPLVITGWVLSLIVSTLDQSLRLLPATIHPQNLFGFTIPGVGALLTLAMILLTGLLAANFIGQKLVVWWDKLLSRIPVVNSVYKSVKQVSDTLFAPNGNAFRKALLVQYPRHGSWTIAFQTGQPGGDLVNHLEGEYVSVYVPTTPNPTSGFFLMMAAKDVIELDMTVDEALKYIISMGVVAPPPHPRVITNT from the coding sequence ATCAAACGCTACTTCATCACCGGGCTCCTGATCTGGGTGCCTCTGGTCATCACTGGCTGGGTGCTGTCGCTGATCGTCAGCACGCTGGATCAATCCCTGCGCCTGCTGCCAGCGACCATACACCCGCAAAACCTCTTCGGATTCACGATTCCCGGTGTTGGCGCGCTGCTGACCCTGGCCATGATCCTCCTGACCGGACTACTTGCCGCCAACTTTATCGGCCAGAAACTGGTCGTCTGGTGGGACAAGCTGCTTTCCCGCATCCCCGTCGTCAACTCGGTCTACAAAAGCGTCAAGCAGGTTTCCGACACCCTGTTCGCCCCCAACGGGAATGCTTTCCGCAAGGCGCTGCTCGTCCAGTATCCGCGCCACGGCAGTTGGACCATTGCCTTTCAAACCGGGCAACCGGGTGGCGACTTGGTCAATCACCTCGAAGGCGAATACGTCAGCGTCTATGTCCCGACCACCCCCAACCCGACTTCAGGCTTTTTCCTGATGATGGCAGCCAAGGACGTGATCGAACTAGACATGACGGTCGACGAAGCCCTCAAGTACATCATTTCGATGGGTGTCGTGGCCCCGCCGCCGCACCCGCGCGTCATTACCAATACCTGA
- a CDS encoding HlyC/CorC family transporter, which yields MDEVPLTAMLAALVVLLAMSAFFSLSETAMMASNRFRLRHLAQSGHCGAEKALALLNQTDKMLGVILLGNNLVNSAAATLVSVIAIELFGEEKWALGVGTLAVTFAILVFSEITPKIIGATYADRLAVVLGHLLTPLLRLFYPAVWFINLFASALLRLFRLAQTPASEATQLSPEELRSLVLESSHVIPKKHHAILSSLFELNNITVEDVMTPRGNIEILDLDLPWTEVRTQLATSHHSRLPVCRESLDQLVGILPVRRLLASIGDPEFDEAALMSQLQPPYYIPAGTAIFSQLAFFQENRQRVGFVVDEYGEILGLLTLEDIIEEFVGDFTTSLPGLGHTLHWSPNGDAIVEGSRPLREINRMLGLDFPLEGPKTINGLILEHFQDIPESGLSIKLNGVAVEVLQTQDRSVITVRIYRPEPA from the coding sequence GTGGATGAAGTCCCCTTGACAGCAATGCTGGCAGCACTGGTCGTGCTGCTGGCGATGTCTGCTTTTTTCTCGCTCAGCGAGACCGCGATGATGGCGTCCAATCGCTTCCGTTTGCGCCATCTCGCCCAATCCGGTCACTGCGGCGCCGAAAAAGCGCTTGCCTTGCTCAACCAGACAGACAAAATGCTGGGCGTCATCCTGCTCGGCAACAATCTGGTCAATTCAGCCGCAGCAACCCTGGTCAGCGTCATTGCCATTGAGTTATTCGGCGAAGAAAAATGGGCTCTCGGCGTCGGGACGTTAGCCGTTACGTTTGCCATTCTGGTTTTTTCCGAAATCACGCCGAAAATCATTGGGGCCACCTACGCTGACCGCCTGGCCGTCGTCCTTGGCCATTTACTGACCCCCCTGCTTCGCCTGTTCTATCCCGCCGTCTGGTTCATCAATCTATTTGCCAGCGCCCTGCTTCGCCTGTTCCGACTGGCGCAGACCCCGGCCAGCGAAGCCACGCAACTCTCACCCGAAGAACTGCGCAGCCTAGTACTTGAATCCTCGCACGTCATCCCGAAAAAGCACCATGCCATCCTCTCCAGCCTGTTCGAACTCAACAACATTACGGTCGAAGACGTGATGACCCCTCGGGGCAATATCGAAATCCTCGATCTCGATCTGCCCTGGACAGAAGTACGAACCCAACTCGCGACCAGCCACCATAGCCGCCTCCCGGTCTGCCGTGAATCACTTGACCAGCTGGTTGGCATATTACCGGTGCGGCGTCTGTTGGCCAGCATTGGCGACCCGGAATTCGACGAAGCCGCGCTGATGTCACAGCTTCAGCCGCCGTACTACATACCTGCCGGCACGGCTATTTTTTCGCAGCTAGCTTTTTTCCAAGAGAACCGGCAGAGAGTCGGCTTCGTTGTGGACGAATACGGCGAAATTCTCGGCTTGCTAACCCTGGAAGATATCATCGAGGAATTTGTCGGGGACTTCACGACCTCTCTCCCTGGCCTCGGGCACACCCTACACTGGTCTCCGAATGGTGATGCGATCGTCGAAGGGTCGCGCCCCTTGCGCGAGATAAACCGCATGCTCGGCCTCGACTTTCCATTAGAGGGACCAAAAACCATTAATGGGCTAATTCTGGAGCATTTCCAGGACATTCCCGAATCAGGCCTGAGTATCAAACTGAATGGTGTAGCGGTTGAGGTGTTGCAGACCCAGGATCGCAGCGTGATCACCGTTCGCATTTACCGCCCTGAGCCAGCCTAG
- a CDS encoding cytochrome C assembly family protein has protein sequence MVDIVIQLLPHVLAALIYGALGFHFWNTRWRERENQCVACPMQGWERALIALALVIHAFGLYGGLFTEVGMRFSFSFALSLMMWLAVLIYWLESFMSRMEGMQPMVLPLAAICTLLPVIFPQVHLVAHASATGFKLHFLAAMLAYSLLTLSALHAIFMGFTESALHKHSLKRSLSSLPPLLTMESLLFRMLLIGFALLTLTVGSGLLFSEALFGKPLTLDHKTLFAFASWGIFATLLVGRHAWGWRGKRALHWTLAGFALLILAYIGSRFVAEVILGRL, from the coding sequence ATGGTCGACATTGTAATTCAGCTTCTGCCCCACGTTCTCGCCGCCCTGATATATGGTGCCCTGGGTTTCCATTTCTGGAACACCCGCTGGCGCGAGCGCGAAAATCAGTGCGTCGCCTGCCCCATGCAAGGCTGGGAGCGCGCATTAATCGCACTGGCCCTCGTCATTCACGCCTTTGGCCTATATGGCGGACTATTTACCGAAGTCGGCATGCGCTTCTCGTTCAGCTTCGCCCTGTCGCTAATGATGTGGCTCGCCGTACTGATCTACTGGCTGGAAAGTTTCATGTCGCGCATGGAGGGCATGCAGCCCATGGTCCTCCCGCTGGCGGCCATTTGTACGTTACTACCCGTCATCTTCCCGCAAGTCCATCTGGTCGCCCATGCCAGCGCCACAGGGTTCAAGCTCCATTTTCTTGCCGCCATGCTGGCCTACAGCCTGCTGACCCTTTCCGCACTTCACGCCATTTTCATGGGGTTTACCGAGAGCGCACTGCACAAGCACTCACTTAAGCGCAGCCTGTCGAGCCTGCCTCCGCTGTTAACCATGGAATCACTGCTCTTCCGGATGTTGTTGATCGGTTTTGCACTCTTGACCCTAACCGTCGGTAGTGGCCTGCTGTTTTCGGAAGCCCTGTTCGGCAAACCTCTTACGCTCGATCACAAGACCCTGTTTGCTTTTGCTTCCTGGGGAATCTTTGCGACGCTGCTGGTTGGGCGCCACGCCTGGGGCTGGCGCGGCAAGCGGGCACTGCACTGGACGCTGGCCGGTTTTGCATTGCTAATCCTGGCCTATATCGGTAGCCGCTTTGTCGCAGAAGTAATCCTTGGGCGACTCTGA
- a CDS encoding prepilin peptidase — protein sequence MPLESLGGLAAMAGLLGLCVGSFLNVVIHRLPKMMEQEWHAQCADLRGETVPAAAPLSLARPRSRCPSCGHQITALENIPVISYLLLKGRCSGCGTSISLRYPLIEIATGLLSAYTAWHFGPSTQAVGALLLVWSLIALAVIDLDTQLLPDAITLPLLWLGLGFNLFSTYSDLPTAVIGAMAGYLALWSVFWLFKLATGKEGMGYGDFKLLAALGAWLGWQMLPAIILLSSIVGAAVGITLIVTARHGRNVPIPFGPYLAAAGIIALFWGQQITRSYLGLIA from the coding sequence ATGCCTCTTGAATCACTGGGCGGCCTGGCTGCCATGGCTGGGCTGCTCGGTCTATGCGTCGGCAGCTTCCTCAATGTGGTGATCCATCGCCTGCCGAAGATGATGGAACAGGAATGGCATGCCCAGTGTGCAGACCTGCGGGGCGAAACCGTACCTGCCGCAGCACCGCTTTCTTTGGCCAGACCACGCTCCCGCTGCCCCTCCTGTGGACACCAGATCACGGCGCTGGAGAACATCCCAGTCATCAGCTATCTGCTGCTGAAAGGCCGATGCTCAGGTTGTGGCACCTCGATCTCCCTGCGCTACCCACTAATCGAGATTGCTACCGGCCTGCTCTCCGCTTATACCGCCTGGCATTTTGGCCCCTCTACGCAAGCCGTTGGCGCACTGCTGCTCGTCTGGTCACTAATTGCACTTGCAGTCATCGACCTCGACACCCAACTGCTTCCCGACGCCATCACCCTACCCCTGCTCTGGCTCGGACTGGGGTTCAATCTTTTCTCCACCTACAGCGACCTGCCGACTGCCGTCATCGGTGCCATGGCCGGTTACCTCGCCTTGTGGTCGGTGTTCTGGCTATTCAAGCTGGCCACCGGCAAGGAAGGCATGGGTTATGGCGACTTCAAGTTGCTGGCGGCACTTGGCGCCTGGCTTGGCTGGCAGATGCTGCCAGCCATCATCCTGCTCTCTTCGATCGTTGGCGCGGCAGTTGGCATCACCCTGATCGTTACCGCCCGTCACGGTCGGAACGTCCCTATTCCCTTTGGCCCCTACCTCGCGGCCGCCGGCATCATCGCCCTGTTCTGGGGGCAACAGATCACGCGTAGCTATCTTGGCCTGATCGCTTGA
- a CDS encoding FmdB family zinc ribbon protein: MPIYEYRCDSCGSQKEHLQKMSDPQLTTCPSCGKESYNKLLSAAGFQLKGNGWYATDFKGGGKPAPKADSAPPCQGGSGACTPCAAN; this comes from the coding sequence ATGCCGATTTACGAATATCGCTGCGACTCCTGCGGTTCCCAGAAAGAGCATCTGCAAAAGATGAGCGACCCGCAGCTCACCACCTGCCCGTCCTGCGGCAAGGAAAGCTACAACAAGCTGCTCTCCGCTGCCGGCTTTCAGCTCAAGGGGAATGGCTGGTACGCCACTGATTTCAAGGGCGGCGGCAAGCCCGCCCCGAAGGCTGACAGCGCGCCGCCGTGCCAGGGTGGTTCGGGAGCATGCACTCCGTGCGCGGCCAACTGA
- the aspS gene encoding aspartate--tRNA ligase produces MRTHYCGQLNAALDGQIVTLCGWAHRRRDHGGIIFIDLRDREGLAQVVCDPDRADTFKIAESVRNEFCLKITGKVRPRPAGTTNANLASGEIEILCHEIEVLNPSVTPPFQLDEDNLSENVRLLHRVIDLRRPQMQNNMMLRYKTARAFRRFLDDNGFIDIETPMLTKSTPEGARDYLVPSRVHPGQFFALPQSPQLFKQLLMVAGYDRYYQIVKCFRDEDLRADRQPEFTQVDIETSFMTEDDITALIEKLIRYVFKDAIDVDLPAPFPRMTYAEAMNRFGSDKPDLRVTLELTEVTDAVKDVSFKVFAGVANSENGRVAAMRIPGGATLTRGEIDEYTKFVSIYGAKGLAYIKINDVTQLNETGLQSPIVKNLHEAALKTIVERTGAQSGDLIFFGADKTKVVNDALGALRTKIGHEKGFVNGKAWEPLWVVDFPMFEYDEEDKRWTACHHPFTSPKDEHVALLKTDPGKCLAKAYDLALNGWEIGGGSVRIHRAEVQETVFQALNIGPEEQQAKFGFLLDALKYGAPPHGGLAFGLDRIVTMMTGAESIRDVIAFPKTQRAQCLLTDAPSGVDEKQLRELHIRLRQKVETQVEVGGPA; encoded by the coding sequence ATGCGTACCCATTATTGCGGACAACTCAATGCAGCCCTTGACGGGCAAATCGTCACCCTGTGCGGCTGGGCCCACCGTCGGCGCGACCACGGCGGCATCATCTTCATCGACCTGCGCGACCGCGAAGGCCTGGCACAGGTGGTGTGCGACCCCGATCGGGCCGATACCTTCAAGATCGCCGAATCCGTCCGCAATGAATTCTGCCTGAAGATTACCGGCAAGGTACGTCCGCGCCCGGCCGGCACGACCAACGCCAACCTGGCTTCCGGCGAGATCGAAATTCTCTGCCACGAGATCGAAGTCCTGAACCCGTCGGTCACGCCGCCCTTCCAACTCGACGAAGACAATCTCTCCGAAAACGTCCGCCTGCTGCACCGCGTCATTGACCTGCGCCGCCCGCAGATGCAGAACAACATGATGCTGCGTTACAAGACGGCGCGCGCCTTCCGTCGCTTCCTCGACGACAATGGCTTCATCGACATCGAGACGCCGATGCTGACCAAGTCCACGCCGGAAGGCGCCCGTGACTATCTGGTGCCGTCGCGCGTTCATCCGGGTCAGTTCTTTGCCCTGCCGCAATCGCCGCAACTCTTCAAGCAACTGTTGATGGTCGCCGGTTACGATCGCTATTACCAGATCGTCAAATGCTTCCGCGACGAAGATCTGCGCGCCGATCGCCAACCCGAATTCACCCAGGTCGATATCGAAACCTCGTTCATGACCGAGGATGACATCACCGCGCTGATCGAAAAGCTGATCCGTTATGTCTTCAAGGATGCAATCGACGTCGACCTGCCAGCCCCCTTCCCCCGCATGACCTACGCCGAAGCGATGAACCGCTTCGGTTCCGACAAGCCGGACCTGCGTGTTACTTTGGAACTCACCGAAGTTACCGATGCCGTCAAGGATGTCTCCTTCAAGGTCTTCGCAGGTGTCGCCAACAGTGAAAATGGCCGCGTCGCCGCCATGCGCATTCCCGGTGGAGCTACGCTGACCCGTGGTGAAATCGACGAATACACCAAGTTCGTCAGCATTTACGGTGCCAAGGGCCTGGCCTACATCAAGATCAATGACGTCACACAGCTCAACGAAACCGGCCTGCAAAGCCCGATCGTCAAGAACCTGCACGAAGCCGCCCTGAAGACCATCGTCGAGCGCACTGGCGCCCAATCCGGCGACCTGATTTTCTTCGGTGCCGACAAGACCAAGGTGGTCAACGACGCGCTGGGCGCCCTGCGCACCAAAATCGGCCACGAAAAGGGCTTCGTCAATGGCAAGGCTTGGGAGCCGCTGTGGGTAGTCGATTTCCCGATGTTCGAATACGACGAGGAAGACAAGCGGTGGACCGCCTGCCACCACCCCTTCACCAGCCCGAAGGACGAACACGTTGCCCTACTCAAGACCGATCCGGGCAAGTGTCTGGCCAAGGCCTACGACTTGGCGCTGAACGGCTGGGAAATCGGCGGCGGCTCGGTCCGTATCCACCGCGCCGAAGTTCAGGAAACTGTCTTCCAGGCCCTCAACATCGGCCCGGAAGAACAACAGGCCAAGTTCGGCTTCCTGCTCGATGCCCTCAAGTACGGTGCCCCACCGCACGGTGGTCTGGCCTTCGGCCTGGACCGCATCGTCACCATGATGACGGGTGCCGAGTCGATCCGCGACGTCATTGCCTTCCCGAAGACCCAGCGCGCCCAATGCCTGCTCACCGATGCCCCCTCTGGCGTCGACGAGAAGCAACTGCGCGAACTGCACATCCGCCTGCGCCAGAAGGTTGAAACCCAGGTCGAAGTCGGCGGCCCGGCCTAA
- the ffh gene encoding signal recognition particle protein, producing the protein MLDNLTTRLARVMKTLKGEARLTETNIADALREVRMALLEADVALPVVKEFIAAVKEKAVGEQVIGSLSPGQALIGVVHAELTKIMGDAHEGINFNTQPPAIVLMAGLQGAGKTTTVGKLAKFLKENFKKKVLVVSCDVYRPAAIEQLKSVAAQAAVDFFPSTVGEKPEAIALAAVDWAKRHYHDVLLVDTAGRLAIDEEMMAEIKRLHSTINPIETLFVVDAMLGQDAVNTAKAFNEALPLTGVVLTKLDGDARGGAALSVRHVTGKPIKFAGVGEKLSGLEAFHPERMASRILGMGDVLSLIEDARKGLDEEKAVAFAKKLKSGKGFDLNDFKEQMAQMRSMGGLTALMDKMPAQIAQAAGQLPAGAEQKMVGRVEGIINSMTPVERAKPELIKASRKRRIATGAGVQVQEVNRLLNQFEQMQKMMKQFSKGGIGKLMRGMKGMLPGMGGMGR; encoded by the coding sequence ATGCTCGATAACCTGACTACCCGCCTTGCCCGCGTCATGAAGACGCTGAAGGGTGAGGCTCGCCTGACTGAAACCAACATCGCCGACGCATTGCGCGAGGTTCGTATGGCTTTGCTCGAGGCTGACGTCGCCTTGCCGGTGGTCAAGGAGTTCATTGCCGCCGTCAAGGAAAAGGCGGTTGGTGAGCAGGTAATTGGTTCACTAAGTCCTGGTCAGGCATTGATTGGCGTGGTGCATGCGGAGCTGACCAAAATCATGGGCGATGCCCATGAGGGGATCAATTTCAACACGCAACCACCGGCCATCGTGTTGATGGCCGGTTTGCAGGGGGCGGGCAAGACGACAACGGTCGGCAAGCTGGCCAAGTTTCTTAAAGAAAACTTCAAGAAGAAAGTCTTGGTTGTTTCCTGCGACGTCTATCGGCCGGCCGCAATCGAGCAGTTGAAGTCGGTCGCTGCCCAGGCTGCTGTCGATTTCTTCCCGTCGACGGTCGGCGAAAAGCCGGAGGCCATTGCGCTGGCCGCCGTGGATTGGGCCAAGCGGCACTACCACGATGTGCTGCTGGTCGATACGGCGGGGCGTCTCGCCATCGACGAAGAAATGATGGCCGAAATCAAGCGCCTGCACTCGACCATCAACCCGATTGAAACGCTGTTCGTGGTCGATGCCATGCTTGGCCAGGACGCGGTCAATACGGCCAAGGCGTTCAACGAGGCGCTGCCGCTGACCGGCGTCGTGCTGACCAAGCTCGATGGCGATGCGCGTGGCGGTGCCGCACTGTCGGTGCGCCATGTCACTGGCAAGCCGATCAAGTTTGCCGGGGTTGGAGAAAAACTGAGCGGGCTGGAAGCCTTCCACCCGGAGCGGATGGCATCACGCATCCTGGGGATGGGCGACGTGTTGTCCCTGATCGAGGATGCCCGGAAAGGCCTGGATGAAGAGAAGGCGGTTGCTTTTGCCAAGAAGCTCAAGTCCGGCAAGGGCTTCGATCTCAACGATTTCAAGGAGCAGATGGCCCAGATGCGCAGCATGGGCGGCCTGACCGCCTTGATGGACAAGATGCCGGCGCAAATCGCGCAGGCCGCCGGGCAGTTGCCGGCCGGGGCCGAGCAAAAGATGGTGGGGCGAGTCGAAGGTATCATCAATTCGATGACCCCGGTCGAACGTGCCAAGCCCGAGTTGATCAAGGCCAGCCGCAAGCGCCGGATCGCCACCGGGGCCGGCGTACAGGTTCAGGAGGTCAATCGCCTGCTCAACCAGTTCGAGCAAATGCAGAAGATGATGAAGCAGTTTTCCAAGGGCGGCATCGGCAAGTTGATGCGCGGCATGAAGGGAATGCTGCCCGGTATGGGCGGCATGGGGCGCTGA